A genome region from Cucurbita pepo subsp. pepo cultivar mu-cu-16 chromosome LG02, ASM280686v2, whole genome shotgun sequence includes the following:
- the LOC111789254 gene encoding vacuolar protein sorting-associated protein 35B-like isoform X2 → MYKQSVLPRVLEQVVNCKDELAQYYLMDCIIQVFPDEYHLQTLETLLGVCPQLQATVDIRMVLSQLMDRLSNYAASNADVIPDFLHVEAFAKLSNAIGKVIEAQVDMPIVGAITLYVSLLTFTLRVHPDRLDYVDQILGACVKTLSSQPKLEDIRATKQIVILLSAPLEKYNDIVTALTLSNYPRVMDHLDNATNKVMAMVIIQSIMNSNSCISTADKVDVLFELIKGLIKDLEEIIVDELDEEDFKEEQNSVARLLHMLHNDDPLEMLKIICAVKKHILSGGPSRLPFTVPPLIFSALSLIRRLQNQDRDVVGEEQSEAGDVVEEMHATPKKIFQLLNQLIEALSSVPAPELALRLYLECAEAANDCDLEPVAYEFFTQAFIIYEEDIADSKAQVTAIHLIIGTLQKMNVFGIENRDTLTHKATGYSAKLLKKPDQCKAVYACSHLFWVDDPEGIKDGERVLLCLKRALRIANAAQQMANVTRGSGGPITLFVEILNKYLHYFEKGNQQITNAAIQGLIELIRTELLTDTPSANPPSDAFFTSTLRYIQFQKQKGGVMGERYDSIKV, encoded by the exons ATGTACAAGCAGTCCGTTTTACCTAGAGTCTTGGAGCAG GTCGTCAACTGCAAAGATGAGTTAGCTCAGTACTATCTGATGGATTGCATTATTCAGGTGTTTCCAGACGAATATCATTTGCAGACACTTGAGACATTGTTGGGTGTTTGCCCGCAGCTTCAG GCAACTGTTGACATCCGGATGGTTCTATCTCAATTAATGGATAGACTATCAAACTATGCTGCGTCAAATGCAGAT GTAATACCTGATTTTCTGCATGTAGAAGCCTTTGCTAAGTTGAGCAATGCCATTGGGAAG GTAATTGAAGCACAGGTTGACATGCCTATTGTTGGCGCTATAACATTGTATGTCTCCCTTCTGACATTTACCCTTCGTGTTCATCCAGATCGGCTTGACTATGTGGACCAAATATTG gGAGCATGCGTTAAGACACTTTCCAGCCAACCAAAGCTTGAAGATATTAGAGCaacaaaacaaatagttaTACTTCTCAGTGCTCCATTAGAGAAGTATAATGATATTGTGACGGCTCTTACACTCTCAAATTATCCTCGTGTCATGGACCACCTGGACAATGCCACAAACAAAGTTATGGCCATGGTCATCATTCAAAGTATAATGAATAGTAACTCTTGCATTTCCACTGCTGATAAG GTTGACGTTTTGTTTGAACTAATAAAAGGGCTTATCAAGGACTTGGAAGAAATTATTGTTGATGAg CTTGACGAAGAGGATTTCAAGGAAGAGCAAAATTCTGTTGCCCGCCTCCTACACATGCTACATAATGATGATCCACTTGAAATGTTAAAG ATTATTTGTGCTGTGAAGAAACACATTTTGTCTGGAGGACCAAGTCGCCTTCCTTTCACTGTTCCTCCCCTGATATTTTCTGCGCTCAGT TTAATTAGACGGTTGCAAAATCAAGATAGGGATGTTGTGGGAGAAGAGCAAAGCGAAGCTGGGGATGTGGTAGAAGAAATGCATGCTAcaccaaagaaaatatttcagCTTTTAAATCAG CTTATTGAGGCTCTTTCCTCTGTTCCAGCTCCTGAACTGGCATTGAGGTTATACCTGGAATGTGCTGAG GCAGCTAATGACTGTGATCTTGAGCCTGTTGCATACGAGTTTTTTACTCAAGCATTTATAATCTATGAAGAGGATATTGCG gatTCTAAGGCTCAAGTGACTGCAATACATCTCATTATTGGGACTCTCCAGAAGATGAATGTGTTTGGCATTGAAAACAGAGATACTTTGACACACAAAGCTACTGGG TACTCTGCAAAGCTCCTAAAGAAACCTGATCAGTGTAAGGCTGTTTATGCATGCTCACATCTCTTTTGGGTTGATGATCCAGAAGGCATTAAGGATGGAGAGAG AGTTCTTCTTTGCCTGAAGCGTGCCTTAAGAATTGCAAATGCTGCTCAACAGATGGCTAATGTTACACGGGGTAGCGGTGGACCCATCACACTTTTTGTTGAAATACTGAACAa GTACCTGCACTATTTCGAGAAAGGAAACCAGCAGATTACAAATGCTGCAATTCAAGGGTTGATTGAATTAATAAGAACTGAATTGCTGACCGACACCCCGAGCGCCAATCCTCCGTCAGATGCTTTCTTTACCAGCACACTTCGGTACATTCAGTTCCAGAAACAGAAAGGTGGTGTGATGGGTGAAAGATATGACTCTATCAAGGTTTGA
- the LOC111789378 gene encoding probable cinnamyl alcohol dehydrogenase 6, which produces MAQTTPNHTQTVSGWAAHDSSGKITPYTFKRRENGPDDVTIEILYCGICHTDLHYAKNEWGITMYPVVPGHEMTGVISKVGSNVKKFKIGDRVGVGCIAASCLSCEFCQDSQENYCEKLQFTYNGIFWDGSITYGGYSKMFVSDQRYVVHIPESLPMDAAAPLLCAGITVFTPMKDMDLIHSPRKKVGVVGLGGLGHIAVKFGKAFGHHVTVISTSASKEKEAKERLGADEFIVSKDPQQMQRHRRTLDFVLDTVSAQHCIGPILELLKVNGTLSIVGAPDKPIQLPSFPLIFGKRTVKGSIIGGIQETQEMMDLCGKYNITSDIEVVKPDDINRAMERLTKNDVRYRFVIDIAQHNTKL; this is translated from the exons ATGGCGCAAACGACGCCGAATCACACACAGACGGTCTCCGGTTGGGCAGCTCACGATTCTTCCGGCAAGATCACACCGTACACTTTCAAACGCAG AGAGAATGGTCCAGACGACGTGACGATAGAGATTTTGTACTGTGGGATATGCCATACCGATCTTCACTATGCCAAAAACGAGTGGGGCATCACCATGTATCCTGTAGTTCCCGG GCACGAGATGACAGGTGTGATTTCGAAGGTGGGAAGCAACGTGAAGAAGTTCAAAATAGGAGACAGAGTGGGAGTGGGATGTATAGCCGCTTCGTGTTTGAGCTGTGAGTTCTGCCAAGATTCACAAGAGAATTACTGTGAAAAATTGCAGTTTACATACAATGGAATCTTCTGGGATGGGAGCATAACTTATGGCGGATACTCCAAAATGTTTGTTTCAGATCAGAG GTACGTGGTGCACATCCCGGAGAGCCTGCCGATGGACGCTGCGGCGCCGTTGCTGTGCGCTGGGATTACAGTGTTCACGCCCATGAAAGACATGGATCTGATCCACTCACCGAGGAAGAAGGTGGGAGTGGTGGGTCTTGGTGGGCTTGGCCACATAGCTGTCAAATTTGGGAAGGCGTTTGGCCACCATGTGACTGTCATCAGCACCTCCGCTTCCAAGGAGAAAGAAGCTAAAGAACGCCTTGGCGCCGACGAGTTCATAGTCAGTAAAGATCCTCAACAAATGCAG AGGCACAGGAGGACGTTGGATTTTGTATTGGACACAGTGTCGGCACAGCATTGTATTGGACCAATCTTGGAACTGCTAAAAGTGAATGGGACATTGTCCATTGTGGGGGCCCCAGACAAGCCCATTCAACTGCCCTCCTTCCCTTTAATCTTTG GAAAAAGGACTGTGAAAGGAAGCATTATAGGTGGAATACAAGAAACTCAGGAAATGATGGATTTGTGTGGGAAGTACAACATCACTAGTGATATTGAGGTGGTAAAGCCGGACGACATCAACCGTGCTATGGAACGTCTCACTAAGAACGATGTTCGATATCGATTCGTCATTGATATTGCCCAACATAATACTAAGTTGTAA
- the LOC111789254 gene encoding vacuolar protein sorting-associated protein 35B-like isoform X1, producing MLSIGIEDEEKWLAEGIAGIQHNAFYMHQAVDANNLREALKYSAQMLSELRTSKLSPHRYYELYMRAFDELRMLEIFFKDESRHGVMVVDLYELVQHAGNLLPRLYLLCTVGSVYMKTKEVPAKEVLKDLVEMCRGVQHPIRGLFLRNYLAQVSRDILLDINSECEGDADTVMEAVEFVLQNFTEMNKLWVRIQLQGPAHLREKQEKERTELRDLVGKNLHVLSQIEGVDLEMYKQSVLPRVLEQVVNCKDELAQYYLMDCIIQVFPDEYHLQTLETLLGVCPQLQATVDIRMVLSQLMDRLSNYAASNADVIPDFLHVEAFAKLSNAIGKVIEAQVDMPIVGAITLYVSLLTFTLRVHPDRLDYVDQILGACVKTLSSQPKLEDIRATKQIVILLSAPLEKYNDIVTALTLSNYPRVMDHLDNATNKVMAMVIIQSIMNSNSCISTADKVDVLFELIKGLIKDLEEIIVDELDEEDFKEEQNSVARLLHMLHNDDPLEMLKIICAVKKHILSGGPSRLPFTVPPLIFSALSLIRRLQNQDRDVVGEEQSEAGDVVEEMHATPKKIFQLLNQLIEALSSVPAPELALRLYLECAEAANDCDLEPVAYEFFTQAFIIYEEDIADSKAQVTAIHLIIGTLQKMNVFGIENRDTLTHKATGYSAKLLKKPDQCKAVYACSHLFWVDDPEGIKDGERVLLCLKRALRIANAAQQMANVTRGSGGPITLFVEILNKYLHYFEKGNQQITNAAIQGLIELIRTELLTDTPSANPPSDAFFTSTLRYIQFQKQKGGVMGERYDSIKV from the exons ATGTTATCGATCGGAATTGAAGACGAAGAGAAATGGCTGGCGGAAGGAATCGCCGGCATTCAACACAATGCTTTCTACATGCACCAAGCCGTG GACGCGAACAATCTCAGAGAAGCGCTCAAATACTCGGCTCAGATGCTTTCGGAGCTTCGAACTTCGAAGCTTTCACCGCATAGATATTATGAACTCT ATATGCGAGCCTTTGATGAATTGAGGATGTTGGAGATCTTTTTCAAGGATGAAAGTAGGCATGGCGTAATGGTTGTTGATCTGTATGAACTGGTGCAACACGCCGGGAACCTATTGCCCAGATT GTATCTCCTCTGTACCGTTGGCTCGGTTTACATGAAAACTAAGGAGGTCCCAGCGAAAGAGGTCCTCAAAGATCTTGTAGAAATGTGTCGTGGGGTTCAACATCCAATACGTGGTCTCTTTCTCAGAAACTATCTAGCCCAAGTCAGTAGGGACATATTGCTCGACATCAATTCTGAGTGCGAAGG AGATGCTGACACTGTCATGGAGGCTGTGGAATTCGTGCTACAGAATTTTACTGAAATGAATAAACTTTGGGTGCGAATACAGCTTCAG GGACCTGCTCATTTGAGAGAGAagcaggaaaaagaaagaaccgAACTCCGCGATCTT GTAGGAAAGAATCTCCATGTTCTCAGTCAGATAGAGGGTGTGGACCTTGAAATGTACAAGCAGTCCGTTTTACCTAGAGTCTTGGAGCAG GTCGTCAACTGCAAAGATGAGTTAGCTCAGTACTATCTGATGGATTGCATTATTCAGGTGTTTCCAGACGAATATCATTTGCAGACACTTGAGACATTGTTGGGTGTTTGCCCGCAGCTTCAG GCAACTGTTGACATCCGGATGGTTCTATCTCAATTAATGGATAGACTATCAAACTATGCTGCGTCAAATGCAGAT GTAATACCTGATTTTCTGCATGTAGAAGCCTTTGCTAAGTTGAGCAATGCCATTGGGAAG GTAATTGAAGCACAGGTTGACATGCCTATTGTTGGCGCTATAACATTGTATGTCTCCCTTCTGACATTTACCCTTCGTGTTCATCCAGATCGGCTTGACTATGTGGACCAAATATTG gGAGCATGCGTTAAGACACTTTCCAGCCAACCAAAGCTTGAAGATATTAGAGCaacaaaacaaatagttaTACTTCTCAGTGCTCCATTAGAGAAGTATAATGATATTGTGACGGCTCTTACACTCTCAAATTATCCTCGTGTCATGGACCACCTGGACAATGCCACAAACAAAGTTATGGCCATGGTCATCATTCAAAGTATAATGAATAGTAACTCTTGCATTTCCACTGCTGATAAG GTTGACGTTTTGTTTGAACTAATAAAAGGGCTTATCAAGGACTTGGAAGAAATTATTGTTGATGAg CTTGACGAAGAGGATTTCAAGGAAGAGCAAAATTCTGTTGCCCGCCTCCTACACATGCTACATAATGATGATCCACTTGAAATGTTAAAG ATTATTTGTGCTGTGAAGAAACACATTTTGTCTGGAGGACCAAGTCGCCTTCCTTTCACTGTTCCTCCCCTGATATTTTCTGCGCTCAGT TTAATTAGACGGTTGCAAAATCAAGATAGGGATGTTGTGGGAGAAGAGCAAAGCGAAGCTGGGGATGTGGTAGAAGAAATGCATGCTAcaccaaagaaaatatttcagCTTTTAAATCAG CTTATTGAGGCTCTTTCCTCTGTTCCAGCTCCTGAACTGGCATTGAGGTTATACCTGGAATGTGCTGAG GCAGCTAATGACTGTGATCTTGAGCCTGTTGCATACGAGTTTTTTACTCAAGCATTTATAATCTATGAAGAGGATATTGCG gatTCTAAGGCTCAAGTGACTGCAATACATCTCATTATTGGGACTCTCCAGAAGATGAATGTGTTTGGCATTGAAAACAGAGATACTTTGACACACAAAGCTACTGGG TACTCTGCAAAGCTCCTAAAGAAACCTGATCAGTGTAAGGCTGTTTATGCATGCTCACATCTCTTTTGGGTTGATGATCCAGAAGGCATTAAGGATGGAGAGAG AGTTCTTCTTTGCCTGAAGCGTGCCTTAAGAATTGCAAATGCTGCTCAACAGATGGCTAATGTTACACGGGGTAGCGGTGGACCCATCACACTTTTTGTTGAAATACTGAACAa GTACCTGCACTATTTCGAGAAAGGAAACCAGCAGATTACAAATGCTGCAATTCAAGGGTTGATTGAATTAATAAGAACTGAATTGCTGACCGACACCCCGAGCGCCAATCCTCCGTCAGATGCTTTCTTTACCAGCACACTTCGGTACATTCAGTTCCAGAAACAGAAAGGTGGTGTGATGGGTGAAAGATATGACTCTATCAAGGTTTGA
- the LOC111788878 gene encoding protein FREE1-like, translating into MQNGDYGTPPYFQYPNLQNLTLNPSPNPVSPPSDRNQSAYASAPPFSTNYGGSDYPGYATNYPPYSQNPDPVPASPTAPLYNPQSSNPNLQTFNPTSQPPAFPPFESHVPYQSPSQPQSYNSTYDHHQTAPNYVPPPPSSITTNQGSNSTPSPNSHFSSVYSAPFGSLAQPAYENPYESSVKFDQGGGYADDRYGGYGRSRSDLGPDLYGKRPEDAASRFDSGYDDGFGEGVYAYQGGKVEPYGARGTAPKSSTWSTGPAFDDYGRPINIPSKKDPPTSSLKVVRAIPKVEAQEDVKNWVQKFRVKLLAESGGQSTMDVLCQVGLDGIRMLDPNSSRTLRIYPLETITRCEVYDSSTLAFWSKSSVDIEPRRIRLQSNKYTTNTLLDTVTAATVQFKEMGGRSRPSESVKAPEQPAEKKKGLVDWVTLMKPGNEEKDHWVPDEAVTKCTACGTDFGAFVRRHHCRNCGDIFCDKCTQGRTALTTEENAPPVRVCDRCMAEVTHRLTNAKELASKPAGLHSHEDLAKKLKDEMERNRWSSGNATASKSDGSGKRMKEVACPTCTVHLQVQVPSSGSETIECGVCQHPFLVSAH; encoded by the exons ATGCAGAACGGAGATTACGGTACACCTCCATATTTTCAATACCCAAATCTTCAAAACCTTACCCTTAATCCAAGCCCTAATCCAGTTTCCCCTCCCTCGGATCGTAACCAGAGCGCTTACGCCTCGGCGCCGCCCTTCTCCACCAATTACGGCGGTTCCGATTACCCTGGTTATGCCACCAATTATCCCCCCTACTCCCAGAATCCCGATCCCGTCCCTGCCTCTCCGACTGCGCCTCTTTACAACCCTCAGTCATCGAATCCTAATCTCCAGACATTCAATCCCACTTCGCAACCACCTGCTTTCCCTCCATTTGAGTCTCATGTGCCTTATCAATCTCCTTCTCAGCCGCAATCGTATAATTCAACGTACGATCACCATCAAACGGCTCCCAATTATGTTCCCCCTCCACCGTCCTCAATTACCACGAATCAGGGCTCTAATTCTACCCCCAGTCCTAATTCTCATTTCTCATCCGTTTATTCGGCTCCTTTTGGCTCTTTGGCCCAGCCCGCGTATGAAAACCCATATGAAAGTTCGGTGAAATTCGATCAGGGTGGCGGATACGCTGATGATAGATATGGAGGTTATGGTCGAAGTCGGTCTGATTTGGGTCCGGACTTGTACGGTAAGCGGCCGGAGGATGCGGCATCGCGCTTCGACTCTGGCTACGATGACGGTTTTGGCGAAGGCGTATATGCTTACCAAGGTGGCAAAGTTGAGCCTTACGGGGCTCGCGGTACAGCTCCTAAGTCTTCGACGTGGTCAACAGGGCCTGCTTTTGATGATTATGGGAGGCCGATAAATATTCCTTCGAAGAAAGACCCACCGACGAGTTCACTGAAAGTAGTTAGGGCGATCCCTAAGGTGGAAGCTCAAGAAGACGTCAAAAATTGGGTGCAGAAGTTCCGAGTGAAGCTCTTGGCTGAAAGTGGAGGTCAGAGCACCATGGATGTACTTTGTCAG GTTGGTCTGGATGGTATTCGTATGCTTGATCCAAATTCTAGTCGTACATTAAGGATATATCCTCTTGAGACCATCACTAGATGTGAA gtataTGATTCATCTACCCTGGCTTTCTGGTCGAAGAGCTCTGTGGATATTGAGCCACGGCGTATTAGATTGCAGTCAAACAAGTACACTACCAACACACTTCTGGACACGGTGACTGCTGCAACTGTACAG TTTAAGGAAATGGGTGGAAGAAGTAGGCCTTCTGAATCTGTTAAGGCACCTGAGCAGCCtgcagagaagaagaaagggttGGTTGATTGGGTGACTCTGATGAAGCCAGGCAACGAGGAGAAAGACCATTGG GTACCTGATGAAGCAGTCACAAAATGTACAGCCTGTGGAACAGACTTTGGAGCTTTTGTACGAAGG cATCACTGCAGAAATTGTGGAGACATTTTCTGCGATAAATGCACGCAAGGTAGAACAGCTCTGACGACTGAAGAGAATGCTCCTCCAGTTCGTGTCTGTGACAGATGCATG GCAGAAGTGACTCATAGGCTCACTAATGCCAAGGAACTGGCTAGTAAGCCTGCAGGATTGCATAGTCATGAGGATCTTGCCAAAAAACTTAAG GATGAAATGGAGAGAAACCGTTGGTCATCAG GGAATGCCACAGCATCCAAATCTGACGGATCTGGGAAACGGATGAAGGAAGTTGCATGTCCTACTTGTACTGTTCATTTACAG GTCCAGGTTCCAAGCTCGGGTTCTGAGACGATCGAGTGTGGGGTTTGCCAGCATCCGTTCCTTGTGAGCGCTCACTGA
- the LOC111788926 gene encoding la-related protein 1C-like yields the protein MATVNHRSPSPTSFKGDNTYEFPPKNHLCAWAAVVRGEPELISQSPLSSSSSFSTVSAPETPETPAPAPTSDFFASSEEGAPVMGADSWPDLAESAKASPKLAGPTIVPPQRQATNNAKSDPSLKHPVVARQRSSRRSGGGGSSMGGPARGFYRPPPPPPPPPPFPVFQIPCSMMPAIPDPSHGEPLFRSNNRHPRAIAGFVPQTNFVSDYPNFFPRGNFALHPRGNGHYQNNRGGKQRDQDRGVYSNARDAHFRQHRPSTRGFMRPTPPYTAQFPQPVIPYGNPMPPPEFVYVPTWPLETYRGTPFMPPPSVYYSAVDPTLSASLVNQIEYYFSDTNLITDGYLRCRMDDQGWVPISLIASFSMVKNLTTNIQWIIESLRTSTVLEVQDNRIRKRNEWKKWIINSNQLRTDLTSSTPSGSDHDSLATSFQGVRVDEGINQSTPSDTDPRNTESTTKIQSSESAGSSQLTNGEVNQDVQTDI from the exons ATGGCGACGGTTAATCACCGTTCGCCTAGTCCAACTAGTTTCAAGGGCGATAATACCTACGAGTTCCCGCCGAAGAATCATCTGTGTGCTTGGGCTGCAGTCGTCCGAGGCGAGCCGGAATTGATCTCTCAGTCTCCTTTATCTTCGTCATCATCTTTCTCTACAGTTTCTGCTCCAGAAACACCAGAAACCCCAGCTCCTGCTCCGACGTCTGATTTCTTTGCATCTTCCGAAGAGGGTGCTCCTGTAATGGGGGCAGACTCTTGGCCCGATCTTGCAGAGTCCGCGAAGGCTTCTCCTAAATTAGCA GGACCTACCATTGTACCTCCTCAGCGGCAAGCTACAAATAATGCCAAATCGGACCCCAGTCTGAAACATCCAGTTGTTGCTCGACAAAGATCCTCGAGGCGGTCCGGAGGTGGTGGCAGCTCAATGGGAGGGCCTGCACGAGGCTTTTATCGCcctccaccgccaccgccaccgccaccaccTTTTCCTGTGTTTCAAATTCCTTGTAGTATGATGCCGGCAATTCCTGATCCTTCTCATGGAGAACCATTATTCAGGAGCAATAATCGGCATCCACGGGCTATTGCAGGCTTTGTACCTCAgacaaattttgtttctgattACCCAAACTTCTTTCCTAGGGGGAATTTTGCTCTCCATCCTCGTGGTAATGGTCACTACCAAAACAATCGTGGGGGAAAGCAGCGTGATCAAGATCGTGGAGTATATTCTAATGCTCGAGATGCTCACTTTCGGCAGCACAGGCCCTCTACTAGAGGCTTTATGCGCCCTACGCCACCTTACACTGCACAGTTTCCCCAGCCTGTTATACCTTATGGGAATCCGATGCCTCCTCCTG AGTTTGTCTATGTCCCTACATGGCCCTTAGAGACTTACAGAGGAACGCCTTTCATGCCACCGCCTTCAGTGTACTATTCTGCCGTTGATCCCACTCTATCTGCATCACTAGTTAATCAGATTGAATATTATTTCAG TGACACGAATTTGATAACGGATGGATATCTAAGGTGCCGGATGGATGATCAAGGCTGGGTTCCAATTTCTCTGATAGCCAGTTTTTCTATG GTAAAGAATTTGACGACCAATATTCAATGGATAATAGAATCCTTGAGAACGTCGACTGTATTGGAAGTGCAG GATAATAGGATCAGAAAGCGAAATGAGTGGAAGAAATGGATAATAAATTCCAATCAGCTTAGAACTGATTTGACCTCTTCTACTCCAAGTGGATCAGATCATGATAGTCTGGCAACTTCTTTTCAAGGAGTCAGAGTGGATGAAGGTATAAACCAAAGTACGCCAAGCGACACCGATCCTCGTAATACCGAGAGTACTACCAAGATCCAATCTTCTGAGTCAGCTGGTTCTTCACAACTTACTAATGGGGAGGTGAATCAGGATGTTCAGACTGATATctga